A portion of the uncultured Bacteroides sp. genome contains these proteins:
- a CDS encoding TonB-dependent receptor yields the protein MKNKPLKPLQTKNAISWLRSLTFLTCMFIMTLPILAQNKSVSGKVIDQHNEPLIGVSVVVQGTSNGVITDLDGHYILSVAPGAKLEFSYVGMAKQVIQVGTETTINVTLKDDVTVLTETVVIGYGSARKRDLTGSITNIKGEEIANKPSTNPLSSLQGKIAGVQVVNSGRAGADPEIRIRGTNSINGYTPLYIVDGLFNDNINFLNPSDIESMEILKDPSSLAIFGVRGANGVIIVTTKRAKDGQTLVNINSSFGWKKVVDKIDMVDAAGFKELYNEQLGNQGNPLFDFSNWNADTNWQDEIFQTGFMTNNNISITGASNKHSFYMGVGYTSEQGNILHEKFSKLTINVSNDYKVKEYLKVGFQFNGARILPTDAKNVINAIRSAPVAPVFNDEYQLYASLPNFQKGQIDNPMVDVNLKANTTRAENYRGAGNIYAELNFLKHFTFKTMYSVDYASNSSRTYTPILRVYDASVAGKIETLGSKKTAISQFKQNEVKVQSDYLLTYANSFGEHNLTAMAGFTTYYNELGKIEGSRKEGTLAIANNPDKWYLSIGDAGAATNGSDQWERSTMSALARVIYNYKGKYLFNGSFRRDGSSAFSYTGQQWQNFYSVGGGWLMSEENFMKEQHFFDMLKIKGSWGTLGNQSMGKAYPAEPLYLNTSSTPFGSIAYPGYSPEYTPDPKLRWEKIEAWEAGFEANMLRNRLHFEGVYYKKNTKDLLAQVKGISGSIPGVGNLGEIENKGVEMAISWRDQIGDWGYNISGNLATIKNKVVNLYQEGYSIIDGDKSQSYTTGGYPIGYFYGYKVDGVYQSASDIANSPKNTLATVTPGDLKFVDVDGDKQITTADRTMIGNPTPDFTYGLSLGVSYKNFDLSMDMMGQHGNEIYRTWDNYNWSQFNYMSARMNRWHGEGTSNSEPLLNTKHTINNLNSDYYIEDGSFLRIRNIQLAYSFDKELLQKIHLQALKLYVNAQNLKTWKNNTGYTPELGGSATAFGVDGGSYPMPAVYTFGVNLTF from the coding sequence ATGAAGAACAAACCTCTAAAACCTCTTCAAACGAAGAATGCCATATCATGGCTACGAAGTCTGACTTTCCTGACCTGTATGTTTATAATGACCTTACCTATTCTGGCTCAAAACAAGAGTGTGAGTGGTAAAGTGATTGATCAACACAATGAGCCTCTAATTGGAGTATCTGTAGTAGTGCAAGGCACTTCAAACGGAGTTATCACTGACTTAGACGGCCACTATATTCTTTCTGTTGCCCCGGGAGCTAAACTCGAGTTTTCTTATGTAGGAATGGCTAAACAAGTGATCCAAGTCGGGACAGAAACTACCATCAATGTAACACTGAAAGATGATGTTACTGTTTTAACTGAAACAGTTGTAATCGGCTACGGTAGTGCAAGAAAAAGAGACCTCACGGGATCCATTACCAATATCAAAGGAGAAGAAATCGCCAATAAGCCCAGTACTAATCCGCTATCTTCTTTACAAGGAAAGATTGCCGGCGTACAGGTCGTAAATTCTGGTCGCGCAGGAGCCGACCCGGAAATACGTATTCGCGGAACAAACTCTATTAATGGTTACACACCACTCTATATTGTCGATGGATTGTTCAATGATAATATCAACTTCCTCAATCCATCGGACATTGAATCCATGGAAATATTGAAAGATCCCTCTTCATTAGCTATCTTCGGTGTACGAGGAGCCAATGGTGTAATCATCGTAACAACTAAAAGAGCTAAAGACGGACAAACACTAGTTAATATCAACAGTTCTTTCGGATGGAAGAAAGTTGTTGATAAAATAGATATGGTGGATGCTGCAGGATTTAAAGAATTATACAACGAGCAGCTAGGCAACCAAGGTAATCCTTTGTTCGATTTCAGTAATTGGAATGCTGATACCAATTGGCAAGACGAAATCTTCCAAACTGGATTTATGACAAACAATAACATTAGCATTACCGGTGCTTCGAACAAACATAGTTTCTACATGGGTGTGGGTTACACCTCTGAACAAGGAAACATACTCCACGAGAAGTTCAGTAAACTCACCATCAATGTAAGCAATGACTATAAAGTAAAAGAGTATCTGAAAGTCGGATTCCAATTTAATGGAGCACGGATCTTGCCTACCGATGCTAAAAATGTGATCAATGCTATACGCTCTGCTCCCGTAGCTCCGGTTTTCAACGACGAGTATCAGTTGTACGCCTCACTCCCCAATTTTCAAAAGGGACAGATTGATAACCCAATGGTTGATGTCAATTTAAAAGCGAACACCACCCGAGCTGAAAACTATCGTGGTGCAGGTAATATTTACGCTGAATTAAACTTCCTGAAACATTTCACCTTCAAAACGATGTATTCTGTCGATTACGCCTCTAATAGCAGCCGCACCTATACACCGATTTTGCGGGTATACGATGCAAGTGTTGCAGGTAAAATCGAAACTCTAGGAAGTAAAAAAACAGCAATCAGCCAATTCAAGCAAAATGAGGTAAAGGTGCAAAGTGATTATTTGCTAACTTATGCCAATAGTTTCGGCGAACATAACTTAACTGCCATGGCAGGATTTACCACCTACTACAATGAATTAGGCAAAATAGAAGGTTCACGTAAAGAGGGAACTCTTGCAATAGCCAACAATCCGGATAAATGGTATTTGAGTATTGGAGATGCCGGAGCAGCTACAAACGGGAGCGACCAATGGGAACGTTCTACCATGTCGGCACTAGCACGTGTAATCTACAATTATAAAGGGAAGTATCTTTTCAACGGTTCATTTCGTCGTGACGGTTCTTCCGCATTCTCATACACAGGGCAACAATGGCAAAATTTCTACTCTGTTGGTGGAGGTTGGTTAATGTCTGAAGAGAACTTTATGAAAGAGCAACACTTCTTCGACATGTTAAAAATAAAAGGTTCATGGGGAACACTCGGTAATCAAAGCATGGGTAAAGCATATCCGGCAGAACCCTTATACTTAAATACTTCTTCCACTCCATTCGGATCAATTGCTTACCCTGGTTATAGTCCAGAATACACACCTGACCCAAAACTGCGATGGGAAAAAATAGAAGCATGGGAAGCCGGGTTTGAAGCCAATATGCTTCGTAACCGTCTACATTTTGAAGGTGTATATTACAAGAAAAATACCAAAGACTTGTTAGCCCAAGTAAAGGGCATTTCAGGAAGCATACCTGGTGTTGGCAACCTAGGAGAAATTGAGAACAAAGGTGTGGAAATGGCTATTAGCTGGAGAGATCAAATCGGTGATTGGGGATACAACATCAGTGGTAACCTAGCAACAATAAAAAATAAAGTGGTCAATCTTTACCAAGAAGGTTACTCTATTATCGATGGAGATAAAAGTCAAAGTTATACAACGGGTGGGTACCCAATTGGATACTTTTATGGTTATAAAGTTGATGGCGTTTATCAATCGGCTAGTGATATAGCTAATTCACCAAAAAACACATTAGCAACAGTTACACCGGGAGATTTAAAGTTTGTTGATGTCGATGGTGACAAACAGATAACAACAGCAGACCGTACCATGATTGGTAATCCTACTCCAGACTTTACTTATGGCCTTTCGCTGGGAGTATCATACAAGAACTTCGATTTAAGTATGGACATGATGGGGCAACACGGAAATGAAATTTACCGTACATGGGATAATTACAATTGGTCTCAATTCAATTATATGTCTGCCCGTATGAATCGTTGGCATGGTGAAGGGACCTCAAATAGCGAACCCCTTCTTAATACAAAGCACACGATCAATAATCTGAATTCCGATTATTATATTGAAGACGGCAGTTTCTTAAGAATCAGAAACATACAGTTAGCTTATAGCTTTGACAAAGAGTTGCTCCAAAAGATTCACTTACAAGCACTAAAACTTTATGTGAATGCACAAAATTTAAAGACTTGGAAAAACAATACCGGATACACTCCTGAATTGGGAGGTTCTGCTACAGCATTTGGAGTAGATGGTGGTAGTTATCCAATGCCTGCGGTTTATACATTTGGCGTAAATCTTACTTTCTAA